Within Betaproteobacteria bacterium, the genomic segment GACGAAACCGTCGCGCAGATCTGCGACGCGCTGGGACTTGCCGGCACGCCCGAGTACTGCGCGGAGCGCATCATCGAGATGACGAAGCTCGGCGTGCGCAACATCTACCTCATGCCGTTCCAGACTTTCGCTGCGCCTGAAGACGAGGTCGCTTCCTTCCGCGACGTGATCTTTCCGCGGCTGAAGTCCGCCGGTTTGCGGTGATCAGGGCTCGTGCGGAGAACGCCGCGTCCGACGCCATAGACCACGCCGGGGCGGATGCCGAGACTGTGAATACCCCAGTCCGCCGCGTATACCTTCTCGATCTGCTCGTCGCAATACTTGTAGGCGCCATAGAGCGTCGGCATAGCGCCGCCGTCTTCGAGTGCACCGTAAGCCGCAACGGAGCTCGCATAGGCGATGCGGGTGATCCCCAGGGCACGCGCTGCCTCGAAGACATTGACCGTCCCAACCACGTTTGCACGCGCGCCAGCCGCGGGGTCGGCCTTGCAGACGGAACCTGTAATGCGGCAAGGTGAATGATCGCGCACGCATCCGAGGTCTCGGCAGCCTCGCGGACCGCGGCCGTGTCCGCGATGTCGCCGGTCATCCAGCGAACCTGAGCGAGGTCGTCGTCGTGCAGGAGCAGCCGGGGGCGACGCTTGTCCTCGGTGAGATCGAACGCCGCGACCGCGACCCCGGATCGCACCAGAGTCGCGACGACCCAGCTTCCGATGCAGCCGCCCGCGCCGGTGACGAGCACGGTGCCGGGGAATCGACCTGGTTCAACGCGAAATCGATCGAACATCGTAGTCCACTTTCCCAATTGAGAGCCTCAAGCGGCGGCGCGATAGAATAGTTGAGTAGCTGTTGCCACTTTGCTATACAACGCTGGACAAGGCATTACCGAACCGTTGCAAAAGCGTTTGCGGGGGACTCATGACCCCGGGGTGCCAAGCTAGTTCGTCCCGATACGTACTACGCTCCTTCGAATGTCCGGGTGACCATGGCTCGCTTACCCCTGATATCGCTTCCTCTGGGTCGAGCACGTCTGGAATGGCAAGGATCCGGCCGGAGGCCTGTGCAGTGGTCTAAATATAGGCTACGTAGACGGTATTTGCAGCTTCTCGATTCTGAAGCGGATTGGGAAACCTGACGACATGCGCTTCGTACTGCGGAAAGACCGACGCGAGCGCGTTGCAAAACTCTTCGTCGGGCGGATCGTTCGACCACAGCGCGAATACCCCGCCGCCGTGTAGCTGTGCAGCAAGATGCTTGAGTCCTGCGGGCTGATAAAGTGCGCTGTGACTCGGATGCAGCACGTGCCGAGGAGAATGATCGATATCTAC encodes:
- a CDS encoding NAD-dependent epimerase/dehydratase family protein, yielding MFDRFRVEPGRFPGTVLVTGAGGCIGSWVVATLVRSGVAVAAFDLTEDKRRPRLLLHDDDLAQVRWMTGDIADTAAVREAAETSDACAIIHLAALQVPSARPTPRLARVQTWLGRSMSSRQRVPWGSPASPMRAPLRLTVHSKTAALCRRSMAPTSIATSRSRRYTRRTGVFTVSASAPAWSMASDAAFSARALITANRRTSAAERSRRGRKRPRLQAQRKSGTA